One Methylobacterium sp. AMS5 genomic region harbors:
- a CDS encoding LysR family transcriptional regulator: MRIDHVHLSRLDLNLLVALDALLTERSVTRAAGRIGISQSAMSHALARLRTAFSDELLTRGPDGMRPTPRALALMGPVQAALSQIQEITTPPDAFDPATADLTFTLGIPDSTEVLLMPTLIAHLRAVAPGVKLLLHTVDRHRILDDLDTGRVDLGIGVFEQGQTHHKRRILNKENYLCIFNAELVGVTPPISLEDYVRLPHLLTSLVESAHGVVDDALAKIGRKRVIALTSPRFSVTPFVVRQAPVIATMHARLARFFADSMGLTVSPAPIALPDVSISMIWHTSNDTIPSQRWLRETIVKLRKTDPRPPADGSHATSD, translated from the coding sequence ATGCGCATCGATCACGTGCATCTATCCCGACTCGATCTCAATCTGCTCGTCGCTCTCGACGCGCTTCTGACGGAGCGGAGCGTGACCCGCGCGGCCGGACGGATCGGCATCAGCCAGTCGGCGATGAGCCATGCCCTCGCGCGGCTGCGCACCGCCTTCTCGGATGAGCTGCTAACGCGCGGCCCCGACGGCATGCGGCCGACGCCGCGCGCGCTGGCGCTCATGGGGCCGGTGCAGGCGGCACTCTCCCAGATTCAGGAGATCACGACGCCGCCGGACGCCTTCGATCCGGCCACGGCCGACCTCACCTTCACCCTCGGCATTCCGGACTCGACCGAGGTTCTCCTGATGCCGACCCTCATCGCGCATCTGCGGGCGGTGGCACCGGGGGTGAAGCTTCTGCTGCACACGGTCGATCGGCACCGCATCCTCGACGACCTCGATACGGGGCGGGTCGATCTCGGCATCGGCGTGTTCGAACAGGGCCAGACGCATCATAAGCGACGCATCCTCAACAAGGAGAACTACCTCTGCATCTTCAACGCCGAGCTGGTCGGCGTGACGCCGCCGATCTCGCTCGAGGACTACGTGCGGCTTCCCCACCTGCTCACGAGCCTGGTCGAGAGCGCCCACGGCGTGGTGGACGACGCGCTCGCCAAGATCGGCCGCAAACGCGTCATCGCGCTGACCTCGCCGCGGTTCTCGGTGACGCCCTTCGTCGTGCGGCAGGCCCCCGTCATCGCCACGATGCACGCCCGGCTCGCGCGCTTCTTCGCCGACAGCATGGGCCTGACCGTGAGCCCGGCACCGATCGCGTTGCCGGACGTGTCCATCTCGATGATCTGGCACACATCCAACGACACCATCCCCAGTCAGCGCTGGCTGCGGGAGACGATCGTGAAGCTTCGCAAAACCGATCCCCGGCCGCCGGCCGACGGATCTCACGCGACATCCGATTGA
- a CDS encoding efflux RND transporter permease subunit produces MLDQRPARGPARDDPPAPPPPAFSPAPAASGPQAALVAFAVRRPGIVLALVLALAVYGIVALGSAKYDVFPEFAPPTVTVQTEAPGLNPEQVETLVTQTLEVAISGLPGLATMRSNSIQGLSVITATFASGSDIYRARQLVNERLASVTARLPQGVLPPTMTALTSSTSSVLLIGLTSPTPSLMDLRTVADWRLRLRLLAAPGVGEVLVYGGDTRSIRIQVRPQDLVRFRIGLNDVLSAGRKATGVRGAGFVDTVNQRITLQTEGQSLTPEAVARTVLINEGGASVVLGDVADVAVAPEPAISAALVDGKPGVLLMVGAQYGANTLDVTAGVEAALAEMRPGLERDGITLRTDLFRPASFVTQATDNVVQALALGGILVVVVLFVFLADWRTALISATAIPLSLIGAVLMLGLFGQSLNTMTLGGLAIAIGEVVDDAVIGVENVMRRLRENRRAAVPLNGARVVLDAILEVRVSVAYATFAVLLVFLPVLALTGVPGRLFGPLALAYILAVLTSLAVALTVTPALARLLLAGRTNLPSREPPVSRRVRGVYISGLARLNRHPRLVFGTSLALTLAAALPVPFFGGMFLPNLKEGHLILHMASAPGTSLQETLRLGERMTAGLKAVPGVRAVAQQVGRAEAGYDLGGSHDSEIHIDLEPGLDGAGQERAEAGIRALMAATPGASFSLKTFLTERIEEVVSGFTAPVVISVTGTNLDRIEATARDVARELAEVRGAADVQLKSPPGLPQVNVSLRPTDLRHWGLDAIEVLEIVRTAYQGDVVGQAYEGNAVFNVVVVLEPIVRTRLSTLVNLPLRTPSGSYIRLAQVADIYETAGRYAVGHIGAQRVRVVTANVEGRDVASFTEAAKRKIAREVAQPSGIDIGFGGAAETQAKARRELALYAGLAGLGIVLLLLVVTGSLTNLALVLVNLPFAFVGGVLAVTLSGAVISLGSIVGFVTLFGISLRNTIMMVAHYEHLVLVEGRPWNLAAAIDGASDRLVPILMTSLVTGLGLLPLALGAGEPGREIEGPMALVILGGLATSTLLNLAVLPMLALRFARFKPAEGVL; encoded by the coding sequence ATGCTCGACCAACGGCCCGCACGCGGACCGGCGCGCGATGATCCGCCGGCCCCGCCTCCGCCGGCCTTCTCGCCTGCGCCCGCGGCTTCGGGCCCTCAGGCCGCCCTGGTCGCCTTCGCGGTGCGCCGGCCCGGCATCGTCCTGGCGCTGGTCCTGGCGCTCGCCGTCTACGGCATCGTCGCCTTGGGTTCGGCGAAGTACGACGTCTTCCCGGAATTCGCCCCGCCCACGGTGACGGTGCAGACCGAGGCGCCCGGCCTCAACCCCGAGCAGGTCGAGACCCTGGTGACACAGACGCTGGAGGTCGCGATCAGCGGCCTGCCGGGGCTGGCGACGATGCGCTCGAACTCGATCCAGGGCCTCTCGGTCATCACCGCCACCTTCGCCTCCGGCAGCGACATCTACCGGGCCCGCCAGCTCGTGAACGAGCGTCTGGCCTCCGTCACCGCGCGGTTGCCGCAGGGCGTGTTGCCCCCCACCATGACGGCGCTGACCTCCTCGACGAGTTCGGTGCTCCTCATCGGCCTGACCTCCCCGACGCCGTCACTCATGGACCTGCGCACGGTGGCCGATTGGCGCCTGCGCCTGCGCCTGCTCGCCGCCCCCGGCGTCGGCGAGGTGCTGGTCTATGGCGGTGACACCCGCTCGATCCGCATCCAGGTCCGGCCGCAGGACTTGGTGCGCTTCCGCATCGGCCTGAACGACGTGCTCTCGGCCGGCCGCAAGGCGACGGGCGTACGCGGGGCGGGCTTCGTCGATACCGTCAACCAGCGCATCACCCTGCAGACCGAGGGGCAATCCCTGACCCCGGAGGCGGTGGCGCGCACCGTGCTCATCAACGAGGGCGGGGCGAGCGTGGTGCTCGGCGACGTCGCCGACGTGGCGGTGGCGCCGGAACCGGCGATCAGCGCGGCTCTCGTCGATGGCAAACCGGGCGTGCTGCTGATGGTCGGCGCGCAATACGGCGCCAACACCCTCGACGTGACGGCGGGCGTTGAGGCGGCGCTCGCCGAGATGCGCCCCGGGCTGGAGCGCGACGGCATCACCCTGCGCACCGACCTGTTCCGCCCGGCGAGCTTCGTCACGCAGGCCACCGACAACGTGGTCCAGGCACTCGCCCTCGGCGGCATCCTCGTCGTCGTGGTGCTGTTCGTCTTCCTGGCCGATTGGCGCACGGCGCTGATCAGCGCCACGGCGATCCCGCTCTCGCTGATCGGCGCGGTGCTGATGCTCGGCCTGTTCGGCCAGAGCCTCAACACCATGACGCTGGGCGGCCTCGCCATCGCCATCGGCGAAGTCGTGGATGACGCGGTGATCGGCGTCGAGAACGTCATGCGCCGCCTGCGCGAGAACCGCCGCGCCGCCGTGCCTTTGAACGGGGCGAGGGTGGTGCTCGACGCGATCCTGGAAGTGCGCGTCTCGGTCGCCTACGCCACCTTCGCGGTGCTGCTCGTGTTCCTGCCGGTGCTGGCGCTGACCGGCGTGCCCGGCCGGCTGTTCGGCCCGCTGGCGCTGGCCTACATCCTCGCCGTTCTGACGTCGCTCGCCGTGGCGCTGACGGTCACGCCCGCGCTGGCCCGCCTGCTGCTCGCTGGCCGCACGAACCTGCCGAGCCGCGAGCCGCCGGTGAGCCGCCGCGTGCGGGGCGTCTATATCAGCGGGCTCGCGCGGCTCAACCGTCACCCGCGTCTCGTCTTCGGCACCAGCCTCGCCCTGACCCTCGCGGCAGCCCTGCCGGTGCCGTTCTTCGGCGGCATGTTCCTGCCGAACCTCAAGGAGGGGCACCTCATCCTGCACATGGCCTCGGCACCGGGCACCTCCCTTCAGGAGACGCTGAGGCTCGGCGAGCGCATGACGGCGGGGCTGAAGGCGGTGCCCGGCGTGCGCGCGGTGGCCCAGCAGGTCGGGCGCGCCGAGGCGGGCTACGATCTCGGCGGCTCGCATGACAGCGAGATCCATATCGACCTCGAACCGGGCCTCGACGGCGCGGGGCAGGAGCGGGCAGAGGCCGGCATCCGCGCGCTGATGGCGGCGACGCCCGGCGCGAGCTTCTCGCTCAAGACCTTCCTCACCGAGCGCATCGAGGAGGTCGTCTCAGGGTTCACCGCGCCGGTCGTGATCAGCGTCACCGGCACGAATCTCGACCGGATCGAGGCCACCGCCCGCGACGTGGCGCGCGAACTCGCCGAAGTGCGCGGCGCGGCCGACGTCCAGCTCAAGTCGCCGCCGGGCCTGCCGCAGGTGAATGTAAGCCTGCGTCCGACCGACCTGCGCCACTGGGGTCTCGACGCGATCGAAGTCCTGGAGATCGTTCGCACCGCCTATCAGGGCGATGTCGTCGGCCAAGCCTACGAGGGCAACGCCGTGTTCAACGTCGTCGTGGTGCTCGAACCGATCGTGCGCACGCGCCTCTCGACGCTCGTCAACCTGCCGCTGCGCACGCCGAGCGGCAGCTACATCCGGCTCGCCCAGGTCGCCGACATCTACGAGACCGCCGGCCGCTATGCCGTCGGCCATATCGGCGCGCAGCGGGTGCGGGTGGTGACCGCGAACGTGGAGGGGCGCGACGTCGCCTCCTTCACCGAGGCCGCAAAACGCAAGATCGCCCGCGAGGTCGCGCAGCCCTCGGGCATCGATATCGGATTTGGGGGGGCCGCCGAGACGCAGGCGAAGGCGCGGCGCGAACTCGCGCTCTATGCAGGGCTCGCCGGTCTCGGGATCGTGCTCCTGCTCCTCGTCGTGACCGGCTCGCTGACCAATCTCGCCCTCGTCCTCGTCAACCTGCCCTTCGCCTTCGTCGGCGGCGTGTTGGCCGTAACACTGAGCGGCGCGGTGATCTCGCTGGGCTCGATCGTCGGCTTCGTGACGTTGTTCGGCATCTCGCTGCGCAACACCATCATGATGGTCGCGCATTACGAGCATCTGGTGCTGGTGGAAGGGCGACCCTGGAACCTCGCGGCGGCCATCGATGGCGCCTCCGACCGTCTCGTGCCGATCCTGATGACGTCCCTCGTCACCGGCCTCGGGCTGCTGCCGCTGGCGCTCGGTGCGGGTGAACCCGGCCGGGAGATCGAGGGCCCGATGGCCCTGGTCATCCTCGGCGGCCTCGCGACCTCGACTTTGCTCAACCTCGCCGTGCTGCCGATGCTGGCCCTGCGCTTCGCCCGGTTCAAGCCCGCGGAAGGCGTGCTGTGA
- a CDS encoding efflux RND transporter periplasmic adaptor subunit, whose translation MRRVVLPVGLALGAGALGALMLTEAGIGLRVKAGPILSDLHDRLSGVTTPAAHQLPAAPSPPPSRVAVEGGQAVVRLTDAEQARIGIATARHKRMPHRIEVQAFGSVLDLARVTELTNSYASARAQLQTAEAKAEVSRAAYSRARSLGQYATQVQLETAEGTFRTDEAALAAAQSQVRTLAATAQQEWGTVIGRAIIERSPVITRLIERTDFLVQVTLPPGETLRAPPGTAHAEVPPQSERVALRYVSPATRTDQRIQGVSYFYTVAGDSGLLPGMSTLAFLTSERETTGIAVPESAVVHWQGGAWIYRSVGDDAFARHPLRADAPISADAYVVDDLGPEAEIVVTGPQAVLSEELKGQIQSSDADDD comes from the coding sequence ATGCGGCGGGTCGTCCTGCCCGTGGGGCTGGCGCTCGGCGCGGGTGCGCTTGGAGCGCTCATGCTGACCGAAGCCGGCATCGGCTTGCGCGTGAAGGCCGGCCCCATCCTCTCGGACCTGCATGATCGGTTGTCCGGGGTGACGACGCCCGCGGCGCATCAGCTGCCGGCCGCACCGAGCCCCCCGCCATCGCGGGTCGCGGTGGAAGGCGGTCAGGCGGTCGTGCGGCTGACCGATGCGGAGCAGGCGCGGATCGGCATCGCGACGGCGCGCCACAAGCGGATGCCCCACCGCATCGAGGTCCAGGCCTTCGGCTCGGTCCTCGATCTCGCGCGGGTCACGGAGCTCACCAACAGCTACGCCAGCGCCAGGGCGCAGTTGCAGACCGCCGAAGCCAAGGCGGAAGTCTCGCGCGCCGCCTACAGCCGGGCGCGCAGCCTCGGCCAGTACGCGACGCAGGTACAGCTGGAGACGGCGGAGGGCACGTTCCGCACCGACGAGGCGGCGCTCGCCGCGGCGCAGTCGCAGGTCCGGACGCTCGCGGCCACGGCGCAGCAGGAATGGGGCACGGTGATCGGGCGGGCGATCATCGAGCGCTCGCCCGTCATCACCCGGCTGATCGAGCGCACCGACTTCCTGGTGCAGGTGACGCTGCCGCCCGGCGAGACCCTGAGGGCACCGCCCGGCACGGCCCATGCCGAGGTGCCGCCGCAGAGCGAGCGCGTCGCGCTGCGCTACGTCTCGCCCGCGACCCGGACCGACCAGCGCATCCAGGGCGTCAGCTACTTCTACACCGTGGCCGGCGATAGCGGGCTGCTTCCGGGCATGAGCACGCTCGCCTTCCTGACCTCGGAGCGTGAGACCACCGGCATCGCCGTGCCGGAAAGCGCCGTGGTGCACTGGCAGGGCGGCGCCTGGATCTACCGGAGCGTCGGCGACGACGCCTTTGCGCGCCATCCCCTCCGGGCCGACGCACCGATCTCGGCCGACGCCTACGTCGTGGACGATCTCGGGCCGGAGGCGGAGATCGTCGTGACCGGGCCGCAGGCGGTCCTTTCCGAGGAGCTGAAGGGGCAGATCCAGTCCTCGGATGCGGACGACGATTGA
- a CDS encoding PQQ-binding-like beta-propeller repeat protein: MTRRTKTLAERRRSHPNRGRAGLAALLFLAANLLPTAHASTQETVRPSGDWPAFGRDASNTHHSPLAQIDRGNVGRLRPAWIFQTGVTGYFQAEPVVIEGVMYVSTTGNHVAALDAKSGKTLWTYTHRARTEKIFGPPSNRGVAVAGGLVFEATMDGRVIALDAKTGRLVWDREAVRPEEGETETASALAASLGDKPVQGSSRLGFKMPPLVADGLVIVGVTGAGYGLHVEDEKGGLDGGAVVGIEGGYGRRGWLAAYDAKTGEERWRWYVTKADGWEGGFAEKTADGIPLHRDIAAEKAAAPEHREAWKVGGGSLWMTPAYDADLGLIYLGTGNPAPQNFGLTRPGDNLYTMGLVALDVKTGSLRWHFQQVPHEQWGYDVASPPFLLDYPTEKGVVKAVAQASKLGWIYVHDRADGRLLAKSAPLITHKNLFVPPSPEGTVVSPGPLGAVSWHPVAYDAGSGLAFAQVRHGAATYTVKTAPAAGGRGEIRYTETGEAKGEPTFSTLTAVDLAQGGAVAWSRKAGSRLSGGTLATAGGLVFSGEEDGHLDAHDAKTGEILWRFQCGAGIGGPPVTYTVEGRQYVAVAAGGASFTKASGFGTGDALVVFALPE, from the coding sequence GTGACACGCCGCACGAAGACGCTTGCCGAGCGCCGGCGCTCGCATCCGAATCGGGGACGCGCCGGCCTTGCCGCCCTGCTGTTCCTTGCGGCGAATCTACTGCCGACGGCGCACGCATCCACGCAGGAGACGGTCCGACCGTCCGGCGACTGGCCGGCCTTCGGACGCGACGCCAGCAACACCCATCATTCGCCGTTGGCACAGATCGACCGCGGCAATGTCGGCCGCCTGCGCCCGGCTTGGATCTTCCAGACCGGCGTCACCGGCTACTTCCAGGCCGAGCCGGTGGTGATCGAGGGCGTGATGTACGTCTCCACCACGGGCAACCACGTCGCGGCGCTGGACGCGAAATCCGGCAAGACGCTGTGGACCTACACCCACAGGGCGCGCACGGAGAAAATCTTCGGGCCGCCTTCGAACCGGGGCGTGGCGGTCGCGGGCGGCCTCGTCTTCGAGGCGACCATGGACGGGCGCGTGATCGCCCTCGACGCGAAGACCGGCCGGCTGGTCTGGGACCGCGAGGCGGTGCGACCGGAGGAGGGCGAGACCGAGACCGCCTCGGCGCTCGCGGCGAGCCTCGGCGACAAGCCGGTCCAGGGCTCGAGCCGCCTGGGCTTCAAGATGCCGCCGCTGGTGGCCGACGGCCTCGTCATCGTCGGCGTGACGGGGGCGGGCTACGGCCTCCATGTCGAGGACGAGAAGGGCGGGCTCGACGGCGGCGCGGTGGTCGGGATCGAAGGCGGCTATGGCCGTCGCGGCTGGCTCGCCGCCTACGACGCGAAGACCGGCGAGGAGCGCTGGCGCTGGTACGTCACCAAGGCTGACGGCTGGGAGGGTGGCTTCGCGGAGAAGACAGCGGACGGAATCCCGCTCCACCGCGACATCGCCGCGGAGAAGGCCGCCGCCCCCGAGCACCGGGAAGCGTGGAAGGTCGGCGGCGGCTCGCTCTGGATGACGCCGGCCTACGATGCCGATCTCGGGCTGATCTATCTCGGCACCGGCAATCCGGCGCCGCAGAATTTCGGCCTGACGCGCCCCGGCGACAACCTCTACACGATGGGTCTCGTCGCCCTTGATGTGAAGACCGGCAGCTTGCGCTGGCACTTCCAGCAGGTGCCGCACGAGCAGTGGGGCTACGACGTGGCGAGCCCGCCCTTCCTCCTCGACTACCCGACCGAGAAGGGCGTGGTGAAGGCGGTGGCGCAGGCGAGCAAGCTCGGCTGGATTTATGTCCACGACCGCGCCGACGGGCGGCTCCTCGCCAAATCCGCCCCGCTCATCACCCACAAGAACCTGTTCGTGCCCCCGAGCCCGGAAGGCACGGTGGTCAGCCCCGGCCCCCTCGGTGCGGTCTCCTGGCATCCGGTGGCCTACGATGCGGGCAGCGGCCTCGCCTTCGCCCAGGTGCGGCACGGCGCGGCGACCTACACGGTGAAGACCGCGCCGGCCGCAGGCGGACGCGGCGAGATCCGCTACACCGAGACAGGGGAGGCGAAAGGAGAGCCGACCTTCTCGACACTGACCGCGGTCGATCTCGCGCAGGGCGGAGCAGTGGCATGGTCGCGCAAGGCGGGCAGCCGGCTCTCCGGTGGCACCCTCGCCACGGCGGGCGGCCTGGTCTTCTCAGGCGAGGAAGACGGGCATCTCGACGCGCACGACGCGAAGACCGGCGAGATCCTCTGGCGCTTCCAGTGCGGGGCGGGAATCGGCGGACCGCCGGTCACCTACACCGTCGAAGGCCGCCAATACGTGGCCGTCGCCGCGGGCGGCGCCTCCTTCACCAAGGCGTCCGGCTTCGGCACGGGCGACGCGCTCGTGGTGTTCGCGCTGCCCGAGTAG
- a CDS encoding histidine kinase dimerization/phosphoacceptor domain -containing protein, producing the protein MTEISPEVLDLRLRQQAILSDFGVEALRATELLPLLQRATELCAEGMDAQFCKALEYQPAQDMLLVCAGVGWEPDCIGRAIVGADLASPAGYALKTGRPVISNHLENETRFRTPELMASHGIRRAVNVLITNREGHYGVLEVDDTREGMFGPADIAFMQGFANLLGSAIERQRSEAQLKVALERQDLLSREMSHRVKNSLAVVAGLLALQARGTDNEDVKSALADARARVEAVAQVHDQLWRQPDLTRIDVAGFLEALCEKLTETAGAHALICRAETVTMPADLAIPLGLFVNELVTNAIKYAYPDGHGEIRVEAVMREDGGLTVSVCDDGIGLPPGFDPLKTRASLGMRVVSNLSRQLDGTLTLRPGKGAQFELRMAPRG; encoded by the coding sequence ATGACCGAGATCTCACCGGAGGTTCTGGACCTCCGGTTGCGCCAGCAGGCGATCCTGTCCGATTTCGGCGTCGAGGCCCTGCGCGCAACCGAACTTCTGCCTCTGCTGCAGCGGGCGACCGAACTCTGCGCCGAGGGCATGGACGCGCAGTTCTGCAAGGCACTCGAATATCAGCCGGCGCAGGACATGCTGCTCGTCTGCGCAGGCGTCGGCTGGGAGCCGGATTGTATCGGGCGGGCCATCGTCGGTGCCGACCTCGCCTCGCCCGCGGGCTATGCCCTGAAGACCGGCCGCCCCGTCATCTCCAACCATCTGGAGAACGAGACCCGCTTCCGCACGCCGGAGCTGATGGCGAGCCATGGCATCCGCCGTGCGGTGAACGTGCTCATCACCAACCGCGAGGGGCATTACGGCGTCCTGGAGGTGGATGATACCCGCGAGGGCATGTTCGGCCCTGCCGACATCGCCTTCATGCAGGGCTTTGCCAACCTGCTCGGCAGCGCGATCGAGCGGCAGCGCTCGGAGGCTCAGCTCAAGGTCGCCCTGGAGCGGCAGGACCTGCTGAGCCGCGAGATGAGCCACCGGGTCAAGAACAGCCTCGCCGTGGTCGCGGGGCTTCTCGCGCTTCAGGCGCGCGGCACCGACAACGAGGACGTGAAAAGCGCTCTTGCCGACGCGCGGGCCCGCGTCGAGGCGGTGGCCCAGGTCCACGACCAGCTCTGGCGTCAGCCCGACCTCACGCGCATCGACGTGGCCGGCTTCCTCGAAGCCTTGTGCGAAAAGCTCACGGAGACGGCGGGCGCCCATGCCTTGATCTGCCGCGCAGAGACGGTGACCATGCCGGCCGATCTCGCAATTCCGCTCGGCCTCTTCGTGAACGAACTCGTCACCAACGCCATCAAGTATGCCTATCCCGACGGACACGGCGAGATCCGCGTCGAAGCCGTCATGCGCGAGGATGGCGGACTCACCGTCTCGGTCTGCGACGACGGCATCGGCCTGCCACCGGGCTTCGACCCGCTGAAAACACGTGCGAGCCTCGGGATGCGCGTCGTCAGCAATCTTTCCCGACAGCTCGATGGCACCTTGACGCTGAGGCCGGGCAAGGGCGCCCAGTTCGAGCTGCGGATGGCGCCACGCGGGTGA
- a CDS encoding xanthine dehydrogenase family protein molybdopterin-binding subunit, translated as MIHEAKLMAELAASQNAAGPVRIDNVSRRGILGGMGALVLALSLSDRAKADEGQTEEQKAKKFGADGMPNGWRDDPKVFVAIAKDGTVTVTNHRSEMGQGVRTSIAFTVADELEADWSKVKVVQAWGEETHFGNQDTDGSRSLRHFFQHFRHAGAAARLMLIQAAAKQWGVPAGEVKAENHVLTHAKSGRTLGYGDVAEAAAALPVPARESVQLKKPEAFRYIGKGKIGLIDNRDITTGKAIYALDVKLDGMLYALVARPAVYGGKVVSFDDTEAKKVPGVVKILKIEGGEIPSEFMPLGGIAVIAKNTWAAMKGREALKITWDDGPNASYDTTAFRKELEKAARAPGKVVRVAGDVDAAMKTAKAKFEAEYFVPHLAQAPMEPPAAVARIKDGACEIWACTQGPQAAHDRVVKRLNLPADKVRVNVTLLGGGFGRKSKPDYVVEAALCSQAMDGQPVKLVWTREDDIQHSYYHTISVERIEAGVDEKGMPVAWLHRSVAPTIGSIFAPDPKHELPFELGMGLVNNPLALKNLRFENPEASAHTRIGWFRSVSNIPHAFAIQSFVAELAHAAGRDPKDYLLELIGPARKIDPTEIGDVWNYGEDPKRYPVDTGRLRRVIETVADGAKWGRKLEKGRGLGIAGHYSFVTYTAVAAEVEVDDKGQVKVHAIDIAVDCGPQVNPERVRSQMEGAVVMGMGLALTSKITFKNGRAEQSNYDGYEVLRIDAAPKVVRVHLVPSNDFNSPLGGVGEPGVPPVAPAIANAVFAATGRRVRELPLRDQLST; from the coding sequence GTGATCCACGAAGCAAAACTGATGGCCGAACTCGCCGCCTCCCAGAACGCCGCCGGCCCGGTCCGGATCGACAATGTCAGCCGCCGCGGCATCCTCGGGGGCATGGGTGCCCTGGTGCTCGCCCTCTCGCTCTCGGACCGCGCCAAGGCCGACGAGGGCCAGACCGAGGAGCAGAAGGCGAAGAAGTTCGGCGCCGACGGCATGCCGAACGGTTGGCGCGACGATCCGAAGGTCTTCGTCGCGATCGCCAAGGACGGCACCGTCACCGTCACCAACCACCGCTCCGAGATGGGCCAGGGCGTTCGCACCTCGATCGCCTTCACCGTCGCCGACGAGCTGGAGGCCGATTGGTCGAAGGTGAAGGTGGTCCAGGCCTGGGGTGAGGAGACTCATTTCGGCAACCAGGACACCGACGGCTCGCGCTCGCTCCGCCACTTCTTCCAGCACTTCCGCCATGCCGGTGCTGCCGCGCGGCTGATGCTGATCCAGGCCGCCGCCAAGCAGTGGGGCGTGCCCGCGGGTGAGGTGAAGGCCGAGAACCACGTCCTGACCCACGCCAAGTCGGGCCGTACCCTCGGCTACGGCGACGTCGCCGAGGCGGCCGCCGCCCTGCCGGTGCCGGCGCGCGAGAGCGTGCAGCTCAAGAAGCCGGAAGCCTTCCGCTACATCGGCAAGGGTAAGATCGGCCTGATCGACAACCGCGACATCACCACCGGCAAGGCGATCTACGCCCTCGATGTGAAGCTCGACGGCATGCTCTATGCCTTGGTCGCGCGCCCCGCGGTCTACGGCGGCAAGGTCGTCTCGTTCGACGACACCGAGGCCAAGAAAGTCCCGGGCGTCGTCAAGATCCTCAAGATCGAGGGCGGTGAGATCCCGTCCGAGTTCATGCCGCTCGGCGGCATCGCGGTGATCGCCAAGAACACCTGGGCCGCGATGAAGGGCCGCGAGGCCCTCAAGATCACCTGGGATGACGGCCCGAACGCCTCCTACGACACCACCGCCTTCCGCAAGGAGCTGGAGAAGGCCGCCCGCGCGCCCGGCAAGGTCGTGCGCGTGGCCGGCGACGTCGATGCGGCGATGAAGACCGCCAAGGCGAAGTTCGAGGCGGAGTACTTCGTGCCCCACCTCGCCCAGGCACCGATGGAGCCGCCGGCCGCGGTCGCCCGCATCAAGGATGGCGCCTGCGAGATCTGGGCCTGCACGCAAGGGCCCCAGGCCGCCCATGACCGGGTGGTCAAGCGCCTCAACCTGCCCGCCGACAAGGTGCGGGTGAACGTCACGCTGCTCGGCGGCGGATTCGGCCGCAAGTCGAAGCCCGACTACGTGGTCGAGGCCGCCCTCTGCTCGCAGGCCATGGACGGTCAGCCGGTCAAGCTGGTCTGGACCCGCGAGGACGACATCCAGCACAGCTACTATCACACCATCTCGGTCGAGCGGATCGAGGCGGGCGTCGACGAGAAGGGTATGCCGGTGGCGTGGCTCCACCGCTCGGTGGCGCCGACGATCGGCTCGATCTTCGCGCCCGACCCGAAGCACGAGCTGCCTTTCGAGCTCGGCATGGGCCTCGTCAACAACCCGCTGGCGCTGAAGAACCTGCGGTTCGAGAACCCGGAAGCCAGCGCCCATACCCGGATCGGCTGGTTCCGCTCGGTCTCGAACATCCCGCACGCCTTCGCGATCCAGTCCTTCGTGGCCGAACTCGCCCATGCCGCGGGCCGCGACCCGAAGGATTACCTTCTCGAACTGATCGGCCCCGCCCGGAAGATCGACCCGACCGAGATCGGCGACGTCTGGAACTACGGCGAGGATCCCAAGCGCTACCCCGTCGATACCGGCCGCCTGCGCCGCGTCATCGAGACGGTGGCCGACGGCGCCAAGTGGGGCCGCAAGCTGGAGAAGGGTCGGGGTCTCGGCATCGCCGGCCACTACAGCTTCGTGACCTACACCGCGGTCGCGGCCGAGGTGGAGGTGGACGACAAGGGTCAGGTGAAGGTCCACGCCATCGACATCGCCGTCGATTGCGGGCCGCAGGTGAACCCGGAGCGCGTCCGCTCGCAGATGGAGGGCGCGGTGGTCATGGGGATGGGCCTCGCGCTCACCTCGAAGATCACCTTCAAGAACGGCCGGGCCGAGCAGTCCAACTACGACGGCTACGAGGTTCTGCGCATCGACGCCGCCCCGAAGGTGGTGCGGGTGCATCTCGTACCCTCGAACGACTTTAACAGCCCGCTCGGCGGCGTCGGCGAGCCGGGCGTTCCCCCGGTCGCGCCAGCCATCGCCAACGCGGTCTTCGCCGCCACCGGACGCCGGGTGCGCGAACTGCCGCTGCGCGACCAGCTCAGCACCTGA